A genomic region of Sarcophilus harrisii chromosome 6, mSarHar1.11, whole genome shotgun sequence contains the following coding sequences:
- the SERPING1 gene encoding plasma protease C1 inhibitor has translation MAARLTPLLTLLLLFLAARADVDHGSREEQTTKNETLLAQPSGKNESEIELDNPQSHITSQKVVKDKNPHPPTDSPTESATEPTTQSPTELPTQSPTELSTQPTSQPTTQAPPEPTCLIPDTSCSEMKTQEAESMLGAALTDFSLRLYRTFSEVKKIDSNMVFSPFSIASLLTNILLGAGNTTKRNLEDVLSYPKDFDCVHQTLKNLSTSGFISTSQIFHSPDLILKKDFVNASQALYGNQPTVLSNDSEVNLALINSWVANRTNNKIVNLLKSLPSDIRLVLVNTIYLNAKWKMTFDPKKTYLENFYPKSTKVKVKVPMMRSEKYPVTHFTDPNLKARIGLLQLSDDLSLVILLPQHLGVQLAEVELRLSSPVFSAILEKLEKSKSQATLVTMPRLKVNTSQDLLQILEKMEFFDFSYDLNLCGLTDDPEIQVSTAHHQTMLELNEAGVEASAASTVSVARTMSIFEVRQPFIFVLWHQKYKFPIFMGRVYDPNS, from the exons ATGGCAGCCCGGCTGACCCCGCTGCTGACCCTGCTGCTGCTCTTTCTAGCGGCCCGGGCCGAC GTGGACCATGGTAGCAGAGAGGAGCAGACGACTAAGAATGAAACATTATTGGCTCAGccaagtggaaagaatgaatccgAGATTGAGCTGGATAATCCCCAAAGCCACATCACATCCCAGAAAGTGGTAAAAGATAAAAACCCTCACCCACCAACAGACTCTCCCACAGAGTCTGCCACTGAACCAACTACTCAATCCCCTACAGAGCTCCCTACTCAATCCCCTACAGAGCTCTCCACTCAACCAACTTCCCAGCCAACCACTCAGGCCCCTCCTGAGCCTACTTGCCTGATTCCTGACACTTCCTGCTCTGAGATGAAAACTCAAGAAGCAGAGAGCATGTTGGGAGCAGCCCTGACAGATTTCTCCCTGAGGCTTTACCGGACCTTCTCAGAAGTGAAGAAAATAGACTCCAATATGGTCTTTTCCCCATTCAGCATTGCAAGCCTTCTCACCAACATCCTCTTAG GGGCTGGAAACACCACCAAAAGAAACCTGGAAGATGTTCTCTCTTACCCCAAGGACTTTGACTGTGTTCACCAGACCCTGAAGAACCTATCCACCAGTGGCTTTATCTCAACCTCTCAGATCTTCCACAGTCCTG ATCTGATTCTAAAGAAGGACTTTGTGAATGCCTCCCAGGCCCTGTATGGCAACCAGCCCACGGTTCTGAGCAACGACAGCGAGGTGAACTTGGCTTTGATCAACTCGTGGGTGGCCAACAGGACCAATAACAAGATCGTCAACCTCCTGAAGAGCCTGCCATCGGACATCAGGCTTGTCCTAGTCAATACTATCTACCTTAATG cCAAATGGAAGATGACCTTTGACCCCAAAAAAACTTATCTGGAGAACTTTTACCCCAAATCCACCAAGGTAAAGGTGAAGGTGCCCATGATGAGGAGTGAGAAGTATCCAGTGACCCATTTCACAGACCCCAACTTGAAAGCCAGG ATTGGTCTCCTGCAGCTCTCCGATGACCTGAGCCTGGTGATCCTGCTGCCTCAGCACTTGGGCGTGCAGCTTGCTGAGGTCGAGCTAAGACTCAGCAGCCCGGTCTTCAGCGCCATCTTGGAGAAACTGGAGAAGAGTAAAAGTCAGGCGACTCTGGTGACCATGCCTCGACTCAAGGTGAACACCAGCCAGGACCTGCTCCAGATCTTGGAGAAGATGG aattctttgaCTTCTCCTATGACCTCAACCTGTGCGGGCTGACAGATGACCCAGAGATTCAGGTATCCACTGCCCATCACCAGACCATGCTAGAGCTGAATGAAGCAGGGGTAGAGGCGTCGGCAGCCTCCACCGTCTCCGTAGCCCGCACCATGTCTATCTTTGAGGTGAGGCAGCCCTTCATCTTCGTGCTGTGGCACCAGAAGTACAAGTTCCCCATCTTCATGGGCCGTGTGTATGACCCCAACTCCTGA
- the LOC100931259 gene encoding tigger transposable element-derived protein 1-like isoform X2 — MTGITTISSKSVRIRPKEIAEMERLLSIWIEGKKSKTTFLTVKGKALSIYADLKRKSPNPAEVAPFRASCGWFSGFKHRYNFHNLQFSSESSSAEHKAAREFPAVVQKLIKEEGYTLDQIFNFDETIIYYKRIPGNYHIPRGGKSPLGHKASKDRLTVMFGANASGDLKLKPVVVYRSDNPPALKGIVKASLGVHYRYSKKGWMTAQICIDIFAEFFPVIEYYCKKKNLAFKILIIIDNAPSHPPTIAELNPKVKFVFLPQETTPLIQPFGQGIMALFKAYYLKRTLKMLIAATGGENAETALEFWKRCNIKMAIDIIVESWNDVTKECLHRAWKKMLPNLIHDFEEFEPSEQLKQIKTSCLELAKQVGFEEVEDEDIDKLLELHSNDLTTEDLQQLADGQAEAEDEDEEDDDDEDEDDNEIQKVTPRQLDTSQLSGVLSVIEKQLQWLEDNDYNAERSRIVVHGIRTNLEPYRQLLYERRRLAKQQKLDIYFKVVRKRRLEDIEPHPSTSGITTSRSASPSTASQ; from the coding sequence ATGACGGGGATAACCACGATTTCTTCCAAGTCGGTGAGAATCAGGCCTAAAGAAATAGCCGAGATGGAAAGGCTGCTGAGCATATGGATCGAAGGGAAGAAATCGAAAACCACCTTTCTCACAGTCAAAGGGAAAGCGCTCTCCATCTACGCGGACCTTAAGCGTAAATCACCCAATCCCGCGGAAGTGGCCCCTTTTAGGGCCAGCTGTGGCTGGTTCAGCGGCTTCAAGCATCGCTACAATTTCCATAACCTTCAGTTCTCTAGCGAAAGCTCTAGCGCGGAGCACAAAGCTGCCCGGGAATTCCCAGCGGTGGTCCAGAAATTAATTAAAGAAGAAGGCTACACGTTGGATCAGATTTTCAATTTCGACGAGACGATTATCTATTATAAACGCATACCTGGAAACTACCACATCCCAAGGGGGGGAAAATCCCCCCTTGGACATAAGGCTTCAAAGGATCGCTTAACTGTGATGTTCGGAGCCAACGCCAGTGGAGACTTGAAGCTCAAACCGGTGGTAGTTTATCGCTCGGACAACCCGCCGGCCTTAAAAGGCATCGTGAAGGCCAGTCTCGGTGTCCATTACAGATATAGCAAGAAAGGATGGATGACCGCTCAGATCTGCATCGATATTTTTGCTGAATTCTTCCCCGTTATAGAGTATTATTGCAAGAAAAAGAATCTGGCGTTTAAGATTCTCATCATCATCGACAACGCGCCGAGCCACCCTCCGACGATAGCCGAACTCAACCCCAAAGTCAAATTCGTCTTTTTGCCTCAAGAAACCACCCCTCTGATCCAGCCCTTTGGTCAGGGGATCATGGCCCTGTTTAAGGCCTACTACCTGAAGAGAACCCTGAAGATGCTAATTGCGGCTACCGGAGGTGAGAATGCGGAAACCGCCCTCGAATTTTGGAAGAGATGCAACATCAAAATGGCCATCGATATCATTGTGGAATCCTGGAACGATGTCACCAAAGAGTGTCTGCATCGAGCGTGGAAGAAGATGCTCCCTAACCTGATCCACGATTTTGAAGAATTTGAACCTTCGGAGcaattaaaacaaatcaaaaccagTTGCCTGGAGCTGGCGAAACAGGTGGGGTTTGAGGAGGTCGAAGACGAAGACATCGATAAGCTGCTGGAGCTTCACTCTAACGATCTAACCACGGAAGACTTACAACAGCTTGCCGATGGCCAAGCGGAAGCAGAAGACgaagatgaggaagatgatgacgatgaggatgaggatgataacGAAATCCAGAAGGTGACTCCACGACAGCTCGATACCTCACAATTATCGGGTGTTTTAAGCGTTATTGAAAAACAGTTGCAGTGGCTGGAAGATAATGACTACAACGCTGAAAGGAGCAGGATAGTCGTGCACGGCATCCGCACCAACCTGGAACCATACAGGCAGCTTCTGTATGAAAGGAGAAGGTTAGCAAAGCAGCAGAAACTGGATATCTATTTTAAGGTGGTACGGAAGAGGCGCCTGGAGGACATCGAGCCGCATCCATCCACATCTGGTATTACAACTTCCCGGTCAGCTTCCCCTTCTACTGCTTCACAGTAA
- the LOC100931259 gene encoding tigger transposable element-derived protein 1-like isoform X1 — MSKSKRPDSNPSGHGCKRKTFSIEEKLEIIKRFERNERTCDIARATGIKESTLRAIRDNAVKIKETSMTGITTISSKSVRIRPKEIAEMERLLSIWIEGKKSKTTFLTVKGKALSIYADLKRKSPNPAEVAPFRASCGWFSGFKHRYNFHNLQFSSESSSAEHKAAREFPAVVQKLIKEEGYTLDQIFNFDETIIYYKRIPGNYHIPRGGKSPLGHKASKDRLTVMFGANASGDLKLKPVVVYRSDNPPALKGIVKASLGVHYRYSKKGWMTAQICIDIFAEFFPVIEYYCKKKNLAFKILIIIDNAPSHPPTIAELNPKVKFVFLPQETTPLIQPFGQGIMALFKAYYLKRTLKMLIAATGGENAETALEFWKRCNIKMAIDIIVESWNDVTKECLHRAWKKMLPNLIHDFEEFEPSEQLKQIKTSCLELAKQVGFEEVEDEDIDKLLELHSNDLTTEDLQQLADGQAEAEDEDEEDDDDEDEDDNEIQKVTPRQLDTSQLSGVLSVIEKQLQWLEDNDYNAERSRIVVHGIRTNLEPYRQLLYERRRLAKQQKLDIYFKVVRKRRLEDIEPHPSTSGITTSRSASPSTASQ; from the coding sequence ATGTCTAAGTCTAAGCGTCCTGACTCAAACCCATCAGGCCATGGATGCAAAAGAAAAACTTTCAGTATTGAGGAGAAGCTTGAAATAATAAAGCGttttgaaagaaatgagagaacatGTGATATCGCCAGAGCAACGGGCATAAAGGAGTCCACGTTGAGGGCCATCAGGGACAACGCTGTGAAAATCAAAGAGACTTCTATGACGGGGATAACCACGATTTCTTCCAAGTCGGTGAGAATCAGGCCTAAAGAAATAGCCGAGATGGAAAGGCTGCTGAGCATATGGATCGAAGGGAAGAAATCGAAAACCACCTTTCTCACAGTCAAAGGGAAAGCGCTCTCCATCTACGCGGACCTTAAGCGTAAATCACCCAATCCCGCGGAAGTGGCCCCTTTTAGGGCCAGCTGTGGCTGGTTCAGCGGCTTCAAGCATCGCTACAATTTCCATAACCTTCAGTTCTCTAGCGAAAGCTCTAGCGCGGAGCACAAAGCTGCCCGGGAATTCCCAGCGGTGGTCCAGAAATTAATTAAAGAAGAAGGCTACACGTTGGATCAGATTTTCAATTTCGACGAGACGATTATCTATTATAAACGCATACCTGGAAACTACCACATCCCAAGGGGGGGAAAATCCCCCCTTGGACATAAGGCTTCAAAGGATCGCTTAACTGTGATGTTCGGAGCCAACGCCAGTGGAGACTTGAAGCTCAAACCGGTGGTAGTTTATCGCTCGGACAACCCGCCGGCCTTAAAAGGCATCGTGAAGGCCAGTCTCGGTGTCCATTACAGATATAGCAAGAAAGGATGGATGACCGCTCAGATCTGCATCGATATTTTTGCTGAATTCTTCCCCGTTATAGAGTATTATTGCAAGAAAAAGAATCTGGCGTTTAAGATTCTCATCATCATCGACAACGCGCCGAGCCACCCTCCGACGATAGCCGAACTCAACCCCAAAGTCAAATTCGTCTTTTTGCCTCAAGAAACCACCCCTCTGATCCAGCCCTTTGGTCAGGGGATCATGGCCCTGTTTAAGGCCTACTACCTGAAGAGAACCCTGAAGATGCTAATTGCGGCTACCGGAGGTGAGAATGCGGAAACCGCCCTCGAATTTTGGAAGAGATGCAACATCAAAATGGCCATCGATATCATTGTGGAATCCTGGAACGATGTCACCAAAGAGTGTCTGCATCGAGCGTGGAAGAAGATGCTCCCTAACCTGATCCACGATTTTGAAGAATTTGAACCTTCGGAGcaattaaaacaaatcaaaaccagTTGCCTGGAGCTGGCGAAACAGGTGGGGTTTGAGGAGGTCGAAGACGAAGACATCGATAAGCTGCTGGAGCTTCACTCTAACGATCTAACCACGGAAGACTTACAACAGCTTGCCGATGGCCAAGCGGAAGCAGAAGACgaagatgaggaagatgatgacgatgaggatgaggatgataacGAAATCCAGAAGGTGACTCCACGACAGCTCGATACCTCACAATTATCGGGTGTTTTAAGCGTTATTGAAAAACAGTTGCAGTGGCTGGAAGATAATGACTACAACGCTGAAAGGAGCAGGATAGTCGTGCACGGCATCCGCACCAACCTGGAACCATACAGGCAGCTTCTGTATGAAAGGAGAAGGTTAGCAAAGCAGCAGAAACTGGATATCTATTTTAAGGTGGTACGGAAGAGGCGCCTGGAGGACATCGAGCCGCATCCATCCACATCTGGTATTACAACTTCCCGGTCAGCTTCCCCTTCTACTGCTTCACAGTAA